From Streptomyces cyaneogriseus subsp. noncyanogenus, the proteins below share one genomic window:
- a CDS encoding TetR/AcrR family transcriptional regulator — protein sequence MPKGPTRRRPRTTARLLEAARETFAERGFHGSSIEAICERAGLTRGAFYSNFRTKDELFFALFDLHARRVIDRLTRAIDELDSSDDPVRAVLTRMGTVDETERGWYLLSTEFTLYAIRHPRTGRVLAEHDRRLREEIVRLLARLFDRLGRRPTVDLDALARLTTAVHEGSLAQSLVEPDRLAPEHLAVTFLPPLIDTLSEPAPREE from the coding sequence GTGCCGAAGGGACCCACCAGGCGGCGTCCGCGGACGACCGCGCGGCTGCTGGAGGCGGCCCGGGAGACGTTCGCCGAGCGCGGCTTCCACGGCTCCTCCATCGAGGCGATCTGCGAGCGGGCGGGGCTGACCCGCGGAGCGTTCTACTCCAACTTCCGCACCAAGGACGAGCTGTTCTTCGCGCTCTTCGACCTGCACGCGCGGCGGGTGATCGACCGTCTGACCCGGGCGATCGACGAACTGGACTCCTCGGACGACCCCGTACGGGCGGTACTGACCCGCATGGGCACCGTGGACGAGACCGAACGCGGCTGGTATCTGCTGTCCACCGAGTTCACCCTGTACGCGATCCGGCATCCCCGCACCGGCCGCGTCCTGGCCGAGCACGACCGCCGTCTGCGCGAGGAGATCGTCCGTCTGCTCGCCCGCCTCTTCGACCGCCTCGGCCGCAGACCGACGGTCGACCTGGACGCCCTGGCCCGCCTCACCACGGCCGTCCACGAGGGTTCCCTCGCCCAGAGCCTGGTCGAACCCGACCGCCTGGCCCCCGAGCACCTGGCCGTGACCTTCCTGCCGCCGCTGATCGACACCCTCTCCGAACCGGCACCCCGCGAGGAGTGA
- a CDS encoding cellulose binding domain-containing protein, producing the protein MPPLHRSGRPAVTGAARTARGGPRRLARTAAVLAAAFALLPLAHAAGAAPTAPRAATAADVGVRVNTQASLGRLSDVARGVNAAVWDSHMNDPEVATLMKAAGVGAMRYPGGSYADIYHWQTHTAPGGYVAPGTGFDSFMNTVRATGAQPILIANYGSGTPEEAAGWVRYANVTKDYGAKYWEIGNEIYGNGHYGNGWEHDEHEDKSPREYARQVRAYAEAMKAVDPTIKIGAVLTTPGHWPDGVVAEGDPGDWNHTVLSEVTDVIDFVSVHWYAGGSGTTAEDAMARLSGLPGELREVRSQIDRYAGADSPRIGIALTEINTNTGGARLTARPNGLFAADAYLTALENGVFTVEWWNTHNGAGQITTVDGETDYGDMGMLSSGACSGDVCQPPPNTPFHPYFGLKMTRELGTAGDTLVATASSGQEVSAHAVHRRDGRLSVLLINKNPDAARTVDLDYTGFTPSAAAPEVRRYARGDSDITGVTGGEASASRVTVPPYAMITVTLAPQAGTGPGASAAQAPGTPRPEAVTDTTARLSWQGAQGAARYLVQERDGAHTRLIGESAGTSVTLRNLPPGSTHTVNVLAADASGRLSAPSDPLTFTTGTPRDATCAVTYHQDQSWGNGFVATVTVRNLSATPISGWTVDWEWPTDRQSVSSGWNATFHQSGRQVRVTASEGAGPLAPDGGSAASFGFVGANDGPNPQPTVFRLNGTVCSSG; encoded by the coding sequence GTGCCACCACTGCACAGATCCGGCCGGCCGGCCGTCACCGGCGCCGCCCGCACCGCGCGAGGCGGTCCCCGCCGCCTCGCGCGCACCGCGGCCGTGCTCGCCGCCGCGTTCGCGCTGCTGCCCCTGGCGCACGCCGCGGGCGCCGCGCCCACCGCACCCCGGGCGGCCACCGCCGCCGATGTCGGCGTCCGGGTCAACACCCAGGCGTCACTGGGCCGGCTGTCCGACGTCGCCCGCGGCGTCAACGCCGCCGTCTGGGACTCGCACATGAACGATCCCGAGGTGGCCACGCTGATGAAGGCGGCCGGTGTCGGGGCGATGCGCTACCCCGGCGGCTCCTACGCGGACATCTACCACTGGCAGACCCACACGGCGCCCGGCGGATACGTCGCCCCCGGCACCGGCTTCGACTCCTTCATGAACACCGTCCGGGCCACCGGGGCGCAGCCGATCCTGATCGCCAACTACGGCTCGGGCACGCCCGAGGAGGCGGCCGGCTGGGTCCGGTACGCGAACGTCACCAAGGACTACGGCGCGAAGTACTGGGAGATCGGCAACGAGATCTACGGCAACGGCCACTACGGCAACGGCTGGGAGCACGACGAGCACGAGGACAAGAGCCCCCGGGAGTACGCCCGCCAGGTCCGCGCCTACGCCGAGGCCATGAAGGCCGTCGACCCGACGATCAAGATCGGCGCGGTGCTCACCACGCCGGGCCACTGGCCGGACGGCGTCGTCGCCGAAGGCGATCCGGGCGACTGGAACCACACCGTGCTCTCGGAGGTCACCGACGTCATCGACTTCGTCAGCGTCCACTGGTACGCGGGCGGTTCCGGCACCACCGCCGAGGACGCCATGGCCCGGCTGTCCGGGCTCCCCGGCGAACTGCGGGAAGTGCGCTCCCAGATCGACCGGTACGCGGGCGCCGACTCGCCGCGCATCGGCATCGCGCTCACCGAGATCAACACCAACACCGGTGGCGCCCGGCTCACCGCCCGGCCCAACGGCCTGTTCGCCGCGGACGCGTATCTGACGGCCCTGGAGAACGGCGTCTTCACCGTCGAGTGGTGGAACACCCACAACGGGGCCGGCCAGATCACCACCGTCGACGGCGAGACCGACTACGGCGACATGGGGATGCTCTCCAGCGGCGCCTGCTCCGGTGACGTCTGCCAGCCGCCGCCGAACACGCCGTTCCACCCCTACTTCGGCTTGAAGATGACCCGCGAACTGGGCACCGCGGGCGACACCCTGGTCGCCACCGCCTCCTCCGGGCAGGAGGTCTCGGCGCACGCCGTGCACCGTCGCGACGGGCGCCTGAGCGTCCTGCTCATCAACAAGAACCCGGACGCCGCGCGGACCGTGGACCTCGACTACACGGGCTTCACCCCGTCCGCCGCCGCCCCCGAGGTGCGCCGCTACGCGCGCGGCGACAGCGACATCACCGGCGTCACCGGCGGGGAGGCGTCCGCCTCCCGGGTCACCGTGCCGCCGTACGCGATGATCACCGTCACCCTCGCCCCGCAGGCCGGCACCGGCCCCGGCGCCTCGGCGGCCCAGGCCCCGGGCACCCCGCGGCCGGAGGCGGTGACCGACACCACCGCGCGGCTGTCCTGGCAGGGCGCGCAGGGAGCCGCGCGCTATCTGGTCCAGGAGCGCGACGGCGCGCACACCCGGCTGATCGGCGAGTCCGCCGGCACCTCCGTGACCCTGCGCAACCTGCCCCCGGGCAGCACCCACACGGTCAACGTGCTGGCGGCCGACGCCTCGGGACGGCTCTCCGCCCCGTCCGACCCGCTCACCTTCACCACCGGCACCCCGCGGGACGCGACCTGCGCGGTGACGTACCACCAGGACCAGAGCTGGGGCAACGGCTTCGTGGCCACGGTCACCGTCCGGAACCTCTCCGCCACCCCGATCAGCGGCTGGACCGTGGACTGGGAGTGGCCGACGGACCGCCAGTCGGTGTCCTCCGGCTGGAACGCCACGTTCCACCAGAGTGGCCGGCAGGTGCGGGTGACCGCCTCCGAGGGTGCGGGACCGCTCGCCCCGGACGGCGGCTCCGCGGCGTCGTTCGGATTCGTCGGCGCCAACGACGGGCCCAACCCGCAGCCGACGGTCTTCCGCCTCAACGGCACCGTCTGCTCCAGCGGCTGA
- a CDS encoding PP2C family protein-serine/threonine phosphatase, whose translation MGLAGALAAAEAAPPVESLDVVARMLRQSLDATRVSFLITDFTGTSVVRLGAAYDVETDEPVRRVDLTGTLYDEVIRTQRPVTRPEADGNTVRVIAPVTNRGDAIGLLELFLPSAPDGAAMREIGETAHALAYIVIANRSYTDVYQWGRRTKPLSLAAEIQHRLLPSSLACEAAQFTVAGSLEPADHVGGDTFDYVIDRDTVQLSVTDAMGHDVDASLLASLAVGALRGARRVGADLAEQARQAHQAMLDHGRQAYVTGQLLRISLRDGGSEFVNAGHPWPLRLRDGRVEQLGVEIDMPFGIPFPHHYRVQRLDLRPGDRLVMFTDGMLERGTGDVDLEDLILRTGDLHPREAARAVIAKVIAANDGHLPDDATIMCLDWHGTRHSRRQADTGAQLADASASSVPTI comes from the coding sequence CTGGGGCTCGCCGGGGCGTTGGCCGCGGCGGAAGCTGCGCCCCCGGTGGAATCGCTCGACGTTGTCGCCCGCATGCTGCGGCAGAGCCTCGACGCGACGAGGGTCTCCTTCCTCATCACCGACTTCACCGGTACCTCGGTGGTGCGCCTCGGTGCCGCCTATGACGTCGAGACCGACGAACCGGTCCGGCGCGTGGACCTGACCGGCACCCTGTACGACGAGGTGATCCGCACCCAGCGGCCGGTCACGCGGCCGGAGGCCGACGGGAACACGGTGCGGGTCATCGCTCCGGTCACCAACCGGGGAGACGCCATCGGCCTGCTGGAACTCTTCCTCCCCTCGGCGCCCGACGGGGCCGCGATGCGGGAGATCGGTGAGACCGCGCACGCACTGGCCTACATCGTCATCGCGAACCGGTCGTACACCGATGTCTACCAGTGGGGCCGCCGCACGAAGCCGCTGAGTCTGGCCGCGGAGATCCAGCACCGGCTGCTCCCCTCGTCCCTCGCCTGCGAGGCCGCACAGTTCACGGTCGCCGGATCGCTGGAACCCGCCGACCATGTCGGAGGAGACACATTCGATTACGTGATCGATCGCGACACCGTGCAGCTCTCCGTCACCGATGCCATGGGCCACGACGTCGACGCCTCACTTCTCGCCTCCCTCGCCGTGGGAGCGCTGCGCGGCGCCAGGCGGGTGGGCGCCGACCTGGCCGAACAGGCCCGGCAGGCGCATCAGGCGATGCTCGACCACGGAAGGCAGGCGTATGTCACCGGCCAGCTCCTGCGCATCAGCCTGCGCGACGGCGGCAGCGAGTTCGTCAACGCGGGCCACCCCTGGCCGCTGCGGTTGCGCGACGGGAGGGTGGAGCAGCTCGGCGTCGAGATCGACATGCCGTTCGGTATCCCGTTCCCGCACCATTACCGGGTCCAGCGGCTGGATCTGCGGCCCGGCGACCGGCTGGTCATGTTCACCGACGGCATGCTGGAGCGCGGCACCGGGGACGTGGACCTGGAGGACCTCATCCTGCGCACCGGAGACCTGCATCCGCGCGAGGCCGCCCGTGCGGTGATCGCGAAAGTCATCGCCGCCAACGACGGTCACCTGCCGGACGATGCCACGATCATGTGCCTGGACTGGCACGGCACCAGGCACTCCCGGCGGCAGGCCGACACCGGGGCACAGCTCGCCGACGCGTCAGCCTCGTCGGTACCGACGATCTGA
- a CDS encoding cytochrome P450: MRLNSEAVQGSLADLYEPWRKEYGPVVPVELDGGVPAFLVIGHRTLREVCSQESLYSPDSRNWADWRAGRVPNDWPLLPQVAYQEGSTRFLSGPEHQRLRGVLASGLAQVEAAPARRYTEWVADRLISRFAPKGQAEVVADYAAPLPLLVMLRLLGLPHETGEQLLPAIFRLLEGGPGAHRANEEISDIIGRLVVARRAKPDRDLISWLIHGPVDGGPALSDLEVRNLAWLTVMAGAGGTTGWIGNAMERLVCDETVHTLFLAGKVTIAEIMNETHWSNPAVQNVMGRYPLREGQLGNYHVPAGALLVLGLAAANADPEVHVDDRGHTFTNESHLAFGSGPHECPTPAQRLAKVIGQTAVERFLARCRTPRLRDDGAVQHGGSVIVRQLTKLAVTFTADTQAALRRTAPGTDVLGESSRSSHYLFPPRMLTQLTSHITD; this comes from the coding sequence GTGCGGCTGAACAGCGAGGCCGTGCAGGGCTCGCTTGCCGACCTGTATGAACCGTGGCGCAAGGAGTACGGGCCTGTCGTACCGGTCGAACTGGACGGCGGTGTGCCGGCCTTCCTCGTCATCGGCCACCGGACGCTGCGGGAAGTCTGCTCTCAGGAGAGCCTCTACAGCCCCGACTCCCGCAACTGGGCGGACTGGCGAGCGGGACGGGTGCCGAACGACTGGCCGCTGCTGCCGCAGGTGGCCTACCAGGAAGGCTCCACCCGCTTCCTGAGCGGCCCGGAGCATCAACGACTGCGCGGCGTTCTCGCCTCCGGGCTCGCCCAGGTCGAGGCCGCGCCGGCCCGCCGCTACACGGAATGGGTGGCTGATCGGCTGATCAGCCGGTTCGCACCGAAGGGGCAGGCCGAGGTCGTGGCCGACTACGCCGCGCCGCTGCCGCTGTTGGTGATGCTGCGCCTGCTCGGCCTGCCGCACGAGACCGGCGAGCAACTGCTGCCGGCGATCTTCCGACTCCTGGAGGGCGGTCCGGGAGCGCATCGCGCGAACGAAGAGATCTCGGACATCATCGGCCGTCTCGTCGTCGCTCGACGTGCCAAGCCCGACCGGGATCTCATCTCATGGTTGATTCACGGTCCTGTCGACGGCGGTCCCGCCCTCAGCGACCTCGAGGTCCGAAACCTGGCTTGGCTCACGGTCATGGCCGGAGCGGGGGGAACCACCGGCTGGATCGGCAACGCCATGGAACGCCTGGTGTGCGACGAGACGGTGCACACGCTCTTCCTCGCGGGCAAGGTGACGATCGCCGAGATCATGAACGAGACTCACTGGTCGAATCCCGCCGTACAGAACGTCATGGGACGCTATCCCCTGCGCGAGGGCCAGCTGGGCAACTACCACGTTCCGGCGGGGGCGCTGCTGGTGCTGGGCCTGGCCGCCGCGAACGCGGACCCCGAGGTGCATGTCGACGACAGAGGGCACACCTTCACCAACGAGTCCCATCTCGCGTTCGGTTCCGGCCCGCACGAGTGCCCGACGCCAGCCCAACGCCTTGCGAAGGTCATCGGGCAGACAGCGGTCGAGCGCTTCCTGGCCCGGTGCCGCACGCCTCGCCTGCGGGACGACGGCGCTGTACAGCATGGCGGATCGGTGATCGTGCGGCAGCTGACAAAGCTCGCCGTCACCTTCACCGCCGACACTCAGGCTGCGCTACGGCGTACGGCGCCGGGCACCGATGTGTTGGGAGAGTCGTCACGCAGCTCCCACTACCTCTTCCCGCCGAGGATGCTGACACAGCTGACCTCGCACATCACGGACTGA
- a CDS encoding cytochrome P450 family protein gives MAVAGPRLTDDTPAPQELALACPVYRLDPLGQDFPAEGRALQAIGPIVPVELPDQVAAWAVTRRQVADTLLTHPDMRKNPQHWRAYQAGLVPETWPLLQIITTPTMLITDGADHTRLRLPIQRAFTPRRVEALRPRVEEIVRGLLDTLAAVAPDTSVDLRSTFAFQLPVTVICELYGVDEPDVRRQLATDTSLLLSSTTPPGERLGAQTSIFSTMAQLIAAKRVRPGDDLTTALIAEFDHGGMSADELAGTLFLMLIAGHETTQNLLSNAIQRLVENPEQLARILSGHDEEAAWRGVVEEALRLDAPAATTMFLYAVRDITIEGVTIRAGEPVLIYTAAVGRDDHVFAKPDAFLPDRANAHQHRAFGHGPHHCLGAPLARLEAGIALRALFERFSLTAAEPLGAVERITSLSSNAPARVPVHLTPRRARRTWAQPFGG, from the coding sequence ATGGCCGTAGCCGGGCCCAGGCTCACCGACGACACCCCCGCCCCTCAGGAGCTCGCCCTCGCCTGCCCCGTCTACCGGCTCGACCCGCTGGGCCAGGACTTCCCTGCCGAGGGACGAGCGCTCCAAGCGATCGGGCCGATCGTCCCCGTGGAGCTCCCCGATCAGGTAGCGGCCTGGGCGGTGACGAGGCGTCAGGTCGCCGACACGTTGCTGACCCACCCGGACATGCGGAAGAACCCGCAGCACTGGCGGGCCTACCAGGCGGGACTCGTCCCCGAGACGTGGCCGCTCCTGCAGATCATCACAACTCCGACGATGCTGATCACGGACGGCGCCGACCACACACGTTTGCGTCTTCCGATTCAGCGGGCTTTCACCCCTCGTCGAGTCGAGGCGTTGCGTCCGCGCGTGGAGGAGATCGTGCGGGGGCTGCTCGACACCCTCGCCGCCGTCGCGCCCGACACATCCGTGGACTTGCGCAGCACGTTCGCCTTCCAGCTGCCCGTGACGGTGATCTGCGAGCTGTACGGTGTCGACGAACCGGATGTACGGCGGCAGTTGGCCACCGACACCAGTCTGCTGTTGAGCAGCACCACGCCGCCCGGCGAGCGGCTCGGTGCCCAGACGTCCATCTTCAGCACCATGGCCCAACTGATCGCCGCCAAACGTGTCCGGCCCGGTGACGACCTCACCACTGCTCTCATCGCCGAGTTCGACCACGGCGGCATGTCCGCGGACGAACTCGCCGGGACCCTGTTCCTGATGCTGATCGCCGGGCACGAGACAACCCAGAACCTCCTCTCGAACGCGATCCAGAGGCTCGTGGAGAACCCTGAGCAACTGGCCCGCATACTGAGCGGACACGACGAGGAGGCCGCATGGCGCGGTGTTGTGGAGGAGGCCCTGCGGCTCGACGCGCCGGCGGCCACGACGATGTTCCTCTACGCCGTCCGCGACATCACGATCGAAGGCGTGACCATTCGCGCAGGCGAACCTGTCCTGATCTACACTGCCGCCGTCGGCCGTGATGACCACGTCTTCGCCAAGCCCGACGCCTTCCTGCCGGACCGGGCCAACGCACATCAGCACCGTGCCTTCGGGCACGGTCCTCACCACTGCCTCGGTGCCCCCCTGGCCCGTCTGGAGGCCGGGATCGCCCTGCGGGCGCTCTTCGAGCGGTTCTCCCTCACCGCGGCAGAACCGCTCGGCGCGGTCGAGCGGATCACGTCGCTGTCGAGCAACGCCCCCGCGCGGGTGCCGGTCCACCTCACTCCGCGCAGGGCTCGGCGGACGTGGGCTCAACCGTTTGGCGGTTGA
- a CDS encoding lytic transglycosylase domain-containing protein translates to MSSATEAGVSPLLLMTVLHNEAYKPHHPLLERLWQWWKAEAAFGVANMHRATFEQVRRTHGLSERWSDLRDDPAFAIHAAALHLRDLDRRLPERHVRRYTRDELLALGYNAGERNMRAFALGVPPGPMARSYLRRFRAHRSRAAEVLADGDGSHEATSR, encoded by the coding sequence GTGAGCAGCGCCACGGAGGCTGGGGTGTCACCCCTGCTGCTGATGACCGTGCTCCACAACGAGGCGTACAAGCCGCACCATCCGCTGCTGGAGCGGCTGTGGCAGTGGTGGAAGGCTGAGGCGGCCTTCGGAGTGGCCAACATGCACCGCGCGACGTTCGAACAGGTCCGGCGAACGCACGGCCTGTCGGAGCGGTGGTCCGACCTCCGCGACGATCCCGCTTTCGCCATCCACGCCGCCGCCTTGCATCTGAGAGACCTCGACCGCCGTCTTCCGGAGCGGCATGTGCGCCGCTACACCCGCGACGAACTCCTCGCCTTGGGTTACAACGCGGGCGAGCGCAACATGCGAGCCTTCGCCCTGGGGGTCCCTCCGGGCCCCATGGCACGGTCGTACCTGCGTCGTTTCCGTGCACACCGTAGCCGGGCCGCCGAGGTCCTGGCGGACGGGGACGGGTCGCACGAGGCTACGTCCCGCTGA